The region TTTTGGGTGAGTTGCTGAGCAATACCAAACATGGCGACAGGTTGGTTAGCTTTGAGTGGCAGAGCTTGCTGGTGGTTTTTCAGCAAAATCATGCCTTGCTCTGCTGCGTACCGCGAAACATTGGCATTGGTCGACAAGTTGGGATGGTTAGTTAAAGGCTGATTTTGTGCCGCAGGGGTTTTGAGCATTTGAGTGACAATACGCTCTGCGCTGAGATTGATCTCTGCGTCTTTAAGCCTGCCTTCTTTGTAGCCTTGTTGCAGAGCTTGCAACTGTTTCTCTTTGGTGACCATATTGATGCCGCCCGGCTGAATGCTGTCATTCCCGGCATTGATCATTTCAACGGAATTATCACCAGCGAACCAGTCACTCATCACTAAGCCGTTAAAGCCCCATTCATTGCGCAGCACATCGGTCAACAAGTCATAGCGTTGCGCAGTGTACGTCCCATTTACCTTGTTGTAAGAGGACATAATTGCCCACGGCTGGGCAGTTTCAACGGTATCTTCAAAGCCACGCAGATAGATTTCACGCAGCGCACGCGGAGAGATGATGTTATTGACGGTACGACGGTTGGTTTCAGAGTTATTGGCAATAAAGTGCTTGATAGTGACACCAATACCTTCTTCTTGTACGCCTCGAGTAATGGATTCGGCGATTTTAGCTGTGACAAATGGATCTTCAGAATAGTATTCGAAGTTACGACCATTGAGAGGGTTACGTTGAATATTCATCCCCGGAGCAAGCCAAAAATCGACACCGTAGGCGCGCGCTTCTTGACCAATGCTTTCCGCCACTTTGTGGGTGAGATTGGTATCCCAGCTTGACGCGAGTAACACGCCGATAGGAAACGCGGTGGCATGATAGGTGTTAGGATCATTTTTACGCGTAGCATCTAAACGTACACCTGCAGGGCCGTCAGCTAATACGACCGCAGGAAGGTCGATGCCTTCTTCCGTGTTGTTCACACCATTGATGTAGCCCGCTGTCCCTTTCACACTGTTTTTCGCGTTAGTACCATCATTACCATAGCCGGGACCAACCAAAATATTCAGCTTTTCATCGACGCTCATTTTGCTGACCATTTCATGTGCAGCAGCGCGAGCGGCTTGGTCTGTATCTTCGCTGGTTGTGCTACAACCGACCAAACCAACTCCAAGAGTTAGTGAGACAGCCACTGCGACCGTACTTAACCGATAGTGTTCACCGTATTTCATTCTAATGTCCTTTTGCTTTTCGACGTGACGCCAAAACATGCGTGCACAAATTCGTAGCGCCTAATGCGATACCGTTTCAGTAGGCACATGTGCATTAGGTGCTATCAATGCCTTCTATGAAAGCGGATTGTGGAACCGATTTCTTTGCCTATGGGTGCAATTTTTATCGTTTGGGTGAATGTGTAGGAAATGAGAATTGGGTCATCCTTCTATCGCTTTATTAACAGAGATATTGGATGACCCATTTGACCCAAACTTATTTAACGATATAAGAAGCCGTTATGGCGCGATAACACCCCCTGTAGCGTTGGTTTCAATCCCTGCAGGGAGAGCAAGAGCGCCTTCGGTAGCTGGAATGATCACCGTTTTTTTAACCCGAAATGTTAAAGGCGTGACCTCAGAAACATCTGAGGATGGGCTGATATAAGCCTTGTACATACCGGATGCGACAACCCATTGGTGATTGGCTGCATCGAAGCTGGCTAACCAACGAGTTGGAATCGTGAAATGCAGTGTTTGTTTTCCGCCCGGTTGTAGAGTGTGGGTTTTGGCAAACGCTTTAAGTTCATAGCGCGGTTTGGTTAAGCCATTTTGTGGCGCAGAAATATAGACTTGCGCTACTTCTTGCCCGGCAGTATTTCCGGTATTGGCCACGGTTACTTTCAGTTTGAGATGACCTTTTTGTCCTTTGTCGCCAACGCTATTGAGTTGCACAATCGGACGATTGTAGGTGAATTTGGTGTATGACAGACCATAACCAAATGGGTAGGCGACAGGTACATCATTTGTGGTGTAATAACGATAACCGACCAAGATACCGTCATCGTAATAGTTGGTATCGATCGTGCCATCACCATCGGTATCGACTCCGGCAAACGAATTAGCCGATGGGACATCTTGATAATCCATCGGGAAGGTTTGTGCGAGCTTGCCGCTTGGGTTGGTGACGCCACTGAGAATATCGGCGATGGCATAGCCAGCTTCTTGCCCTGGCATATAGGCTAGCAAGATGGCATCAACATCGTCGCGCCACGAAGCGGTATCAATGACCCCAGGAATATTTAGAACCACCACCACTTTTTTGCCTTTTTCATGGAAAGCAGTAGAAACTTGGCTAATCAAATTGGTTTCATCTTCAGAGAGTAAGTAGTCACCGGCGGTCACCGTGCGATCGCTGCCTTCACCAGCAACACGGGAAATACTGATCACGGCAACGTTGTCGTCTTCCGCGGCTTGAGCGATTTGGTCATCGGTTAAGGTCAGTTCATCGCAATAGTAAGTGGTGCTCACGCCCAAAGAGTCCGTTTCTGACGTACGGTTATTGGTGTACCAAGTGCTGTACAGACTTTGCAACGTGCTGTCGACGGTAAACTGCGACGCCAAACCATCGGCAATATTGATCACATGAGCACTGTTGACATCGCCACTGCCGGTGCCACCTTTACGAGTGGTGTATTGGGCAATACCGAACGAAGCAACGTTATTACCACTGGCAATCGGTAGGGCAGAACCGTCGTTTTTCAGCAGCACCATACCCGCTTCAGCGACTTGTTTAGAGAGGGTGGCATGAGCATCGAGGTCTGGATTGTTGCTTGGCGTAACACGGGCATAAGCTGGCGTTTTGATCATTTGCGTCACGATATGAATCGCATTCGCTGTAATGGTTTTTTCATCCAGTTCGCCCGCTTCATACGCGGCTTCTAGGGCGCTAAGCTGGGCTTCACCACTAACCACATTGGTGCCGCCGGGCTGGATCAAATCGTTGCCCGCTTGGGTTTGGGCAACAGCACTGTCACCCGCATACCAGTCACTCATAACTAAGCCACTGAAGCCCCATTCACCACGTAAAATTTGCGTGATCAAATCATAGCGTTGAGAAGTGTATGTCCCATTCACTTTGTTGTAACTGGTCATCAAAGCCCAGGGATTGGCGTTTTCAACCGTATCTTCAAAACCGCGCAGGTAAATTTCACGCAGCGCACGAGGGGAGATAATGTTATCGACATTCATGCGGTTGGTTTCGGAGTTATTGGCGACAAAGTGTTTGATGGTGACGCCCACCCCTTGCGATTGAACCCCGTCAATTTCAGCTTCAGCAATCTTGGCAGTGACGAGGGGGTCTTCAGAAAAATATTCAAAGTTACGTCCGTTGAGTGGGTCACGTTGAATGTTCATCCCCGGAGCAAGCCAAAAATCGACGCCATAAGCGTAGGCCTCTTCACCCACTGCGGTACCGATTTTTTTGACCAGTTTAGGGTCCCAAGTGGAAGCGAGCAGTGTGCCGACGGGAAAGCCGGTTGCATAGTAAGTGGCTGAATCGTCATCGCGAGTGGGGTCGATACGAATACCCGCAGGTCCGTCAGAGAGTACGGCAGCAGGTAAATCGATCCCCGTTTCGCTATTGATTACCCCATTGATATACCCAGCGGTACCCGAAACACTCTTTAATGCATTGGTGCCATCAACACCATAACCGGGACCAACCAAGAGGCTCAAACGTTCGCTAATGGTCATCTGTTTAACCAATTGAGTGGCCATTTTTTCGGCGGTCATTTTGGTCGCTTTATCGCTGTGAGGGTTTTCCTTAGCCGTGACGCTGGTTGCCAAAGATAAGGCAGCCGCAATCGCACTCAAAGTAAAGAGAGAATGAGTTACTTTCATGTTTCTATCCTTTATTTGCATTTTTGTTATTGATTTAATTAGGGTTTAAGAGATTTTGAAAGGCGATAAAGATAGCGTAGGGAGACATCTTTACCTGTGAAAAATGGATCTCTTAACGAGACTGTAGATGAGGAATACGCGAAATATTTTGCCTTGCGGGGAGGATTTTTTGCTTTTCGGGGAAATGCCCATATTTGGAATCAAGTGCAAACATTCACTGTGATCTGCCCGACATTGAATCTTTGCCTAAGTACCTGTAGCACATTAGAAAGTGATTAAGTAAAAGTTTAATTGAGAAAAGTTATCATTTCGATTGAGAAAAACGATTGGATTTTAGTCATTGTTTTAACCGAAGATAAGGATGTTAACCGAGGTTAACTTGTGTGAGGTGAGTTTAATGCTGCAATCTATTTCAGATCGTTCTATCCAATTTCAAGCAAGCAACGTGTTGCAAGGCAAGGCTGCGCGCTTTAGCTGGCTCGTCATGTTTGGGCCAGCCTTGATTGCAGCGGTTGCCTACGTCGACCCTGGTAACTTTGCCACCAATATAGAAGCTGGCGCTCGCTATGGTTACGCCCTGTTGTGGGTGGTGTTAGCCGCAAACCTGATGGCGATGTTGATTCAAGGTATGTCGGCCCGTTTGGGGCTGGCGACTGGGCAAAACTTGGCGCAAGTGATTCGAGATCGTTATCCGCGGCCAGTAGTGTGGTTTTACTGGGTTCAAGCAGAAATTGTCGCCATTGCGACCGATTTGGCGGAATTTTTAGGTGCAGCACTCGCATTTCAACTGCTGTTTGATATCCCGATGATTTATGGTGCGCTGTTAACCGGTGTGATCACTTATGCTGCGCTGCTGCTACAAAAATACGGCTTTCGCTTAATGGAGATCCTGATTGGCGCGATGATCATGGCGATCGCTTGTGGCTTTGGCGTGGAGTTACTGCTTAGTCGTCCTGATATGGCGGCATTGACGCAAGGCTTGTTGATTCCATCCTTCCCAGACAGTTATGCCATCTATCTTGCTTCAGGTATTTTAGGCGCGACGATTATGCCGCATGTGATTTACCTGCACTCTGCCTTGGCGCAAAACCGAATTAAAGTGCGCAATCAAGCAGAGCAACAAAAGGTGGCTCGCTTCTATCGCTGGGATGTGATCATTGGGATGGCACTGGCTGGTGTGGTGAATATGGCCTTGCTAGCGTTAGCCGCTTCGACATTCCACAATAATGGTCATCAAGATGTCGCGACCATTTCAGAAAGTTACCAACTGCTAACCCCGTTAATGGGTGGCAAAGCCGCGAGCATTATCTTTGGTGTTGGGTTACTTCTGGCGGGTTTATCTTCATCGATTGTGGGTACGTTATCTGGGCAGGTATTGATGCAAGGTTTTGTGCGCTTCACCATTCCTGTTGGCGTACGTCGCTTGATTACCATGATTCCCGCATTAGCTGTGATTATGTTGGGCGTATCAGAGCAAAAAGCCTTGGTTGCCAGTCAAGTGGTACTGAGTTTTGGCATCCCCTTTGCGCTAATTCCACTACTGACCTTTACCTCCAAACGTTCCGTGATGGGCGAGATGGTCAATAAAAAATGGATAACTGTGCTTGGAGGCTTGATTTGTAGTTTAATCATAGGCTTAAATGTGTATGTCATTTTTTACACTGTAGCTTAAGAACCATGCCTAAATCACAACAGTGCGCCTATTTTAATAAGACCAAAGAAGACCACCAAAGTGAGCTGGTGGAGGACTATGTTGAAGAAATTGCGGACCTTTTCCAAACTCATGGGGAGGTTCGCAGTGCCGATCTCGCCGCCCGCTTTGGTGTCAGCGCCGCCGCGGTATCTAAATTTATCACTCGCCTGAAAAAAGAGGGCTTGGTTGAATCCATGCCCTATCGAGGCGTGTTTCTCACCGACAAAGGGCGCGAACTCGCCGAAAAAGTGGCCCATCGCCATCATGTGGTATTCGAAACCTTGATTGCTTTAGGCGTACCAGAAGCGAATGCCCGTGCCGATGCAGAAGGTATTGAACACCACTGCAGCCAAGAAACCGTGATTGCCATGGAAGCGTTTTTAAGTAATAAAGTTTCTGGTTAAGAGACTTTCCTTTCACTGTGGCAGGGTGTGGCCATGCTTCACTTGGGTTATGACGTCAGCTAAATGTTAACGTTTTACCCATTCCTTTCATAATGCCTTTTCTTTGCTCAGAACGGTTGATTTGGCTGTGACTGAGATCGCAGCTTTGATATCGATATTCACCATTTTCTCTAATAAATACAGGTAATAGGGTGTAAAAGTGTGAGCTGTTCCTCTTTCTGACTACTTTGTGGAAACGTTTCCATTTGCTGGCGTTGGGATCACAGAATTTGCCTAGTGAAGTAAACATAATGTTTACATCATAAAAACATATAAAGGCTCTTACTCTATGAAACCTACCCATATTACTCTAAAAACTAAGGCGTCCTACGGCCTTGGTGCATTAGGTAAGGATCTCGCCTGTGCGCCAATCTATATCTTCTTAATGTTTTACTTCACCGATGTGGTGGGCCTTTCTGCCGCTTATGTCGGTGCGGTGTTCCTTGCTGCGCGTATTGTCGATGCGATTACCGACCCGATGATGGGGATTGTGGTGGATAACACTCGCTCACGCTTTGGTAAATTCCGTCCGTGGATTGTGATTGGGACAGTGGTGAACGCCTTTGTTCTGATTGCCCTATTTAGTACGCATATGTTCACTGGGACCAGTGCTTATGTGTATGCCGCAGCCATCTATATTTTGTGGGGCTTGACTTACACCATTATGGATATTCCTTTTTGGTCAATGATCCCAGCCATTTCTGACTCACGTCGTGAACGAGAAAAATTGGTGGTTTGGCCCCGTCTTTTCGCCAGCATTGCGTGGTTTATTGTCGGTAGCTACGGCTTAGTGATCGTGAAAGACCTCGGCAATGGCGACCAAGGCCAAGGCTTCTTCAACGTCTCTTGCATTATTGCTGTGCTGTTTGTCCTCAGTGCGCTGATTACGTTTAAAAACGTCAAAGAGAAAGTGGTGGTGTCGACTCAAACTGAAAAATTCAGTTTGAAAGATACGCTGCACATTATCGGTGGTAACGATCAATTAAAAGCACTGATTGCGACCGTTTTGAGTTTCCAGATCGCTAACCTGCTGGTAGGTGGATTTGCGATTTATTACTTCACTTATGCCATGGGCAACGCGGAACTGTTCCCGGTTTACATGATGATCGCCGGTGGCGCAGAAGTGGCTGGCGTATTCCTTTTCCCTCGTTTAGCCGCCATTTTGCCACGTAAAAATCTGTGGGTGATTGCTTGTGGTCTGCCGGTGGTTTCTTGCTTACTGCTGCTTGCGATGAGCATGATTGCGCCGGGAAATACTTTAATGATCGGCCTTGCTGGTGCAGCGATTAAGTTCGGGGTCGGTATCGCGAACGCATTGCAAACTGTGATGTTGGCCGATGTAGTGGATTACGGTGAATACAAAATTGGTCGTCGTACCGAAAGCGTTATTTTCTCGGTACAAACCATGTTGGTGAAATTTGCTGGTGCAGCAGGCGCATTCATTGTGGGTGTCGGTCTGTCAGCAATCGGTTATGTACCGAATGTAGTCCAAAGTGACAGCACTGTGTTTGGCTTGAACGTGATGATGATTGGGTTACCAACCATCATGATGGTGCTAAGTGCGATTATCTACAAACGCTACTATCGATTACACGAAGGCTTTATTCGCCCAGAAACAGAAGCGGAAACCGAGTCAGCCCTGCATGCTGCAACAGAAAAAACCGCGTAATCAGTGGCTAGGGCAAGCCTTAGTTAACATCCTGATTATGCAGAAAGAGTTATAAAAATTGTACTAAAAGGGGGAAGCGGATTGTCCCCCTTTGTTCGTCGTTATGAGGTCTTCTATTATGCGAACTTTTCACGATATTATCGCAAGCCAAGAGTGGCAAAATCCGTTAGTGGTGAAATTGGGTACACTTGCCCCTCATGCACCACTGCATAGCTTTCGTAGTGCGGACGACGCACTGACTCAGAGTCACTCGGCTCGTCATTACCTCAATGGAAAATGGCAATTCAAACTCTATTCTGCGCCCGAGCAAGTAGAGGCTGAGTTTATTCAGCCGCAAACCGATCTCAGTGCTTGGCATGAGATTAGCGTGCCCGGTAACTGGCAGATGCAAGGGTTTGATAAGCCGATTTATACCAACGTCAAATATCCGTTTCCAGATAAAGCGCCTTATGTTCCAGACGAAAACCCAACGGGCTGCTACGTGTGTGACTTTGAAGTTGATTCTCTTGGTGCAGAGCAAAGCCGCCTAGTGTTTGAAGGGGTTAACTCAGCGTTTCACCTTTGGTGTAATGGTCAATGGGTGGGGTACTCGCAAGATAGCCGTTTGCCAGCCGAATTTGATATTTCTGCTCATCTGCAATTGGGCAGCAACCGCATTGCCGTGATGGTGCTGCGCTGGTCAGATGGTTCTTATCTCGAAGACCAAGACATGTGGTGGCTGAGTGGAATTTTCCGTGACGTGTTTTGGTATCAAAAACCTCAACTCGCCATCAAAGATGTCTTTATCCGCCCAAGTTTAAGCCCTGAATATCGTGATGGAATTTTGGATATCACCACCACTTTAACCGCACCAAGCAGTGAGCATACTGTCTCTATTGCTTTGTATGACGCTCAAGGCGTTAAAGTGACGCTGCAAGGTCCTAGTGAATTGGGTACCAACAGTTATGCCGTGGATGAAAAGGGCGGCTGGGGTGATAAAGTCGAACAGCATTTTATCGTCAGTCAACCCGCGCACTGGACTGCTGAAACGCCAAATCTTTATCGCTGCGTGGTGAGTTTGCTTGATAAGCAAGGTAACACCGTCGAATGCGAAGCTTTTACCATAGGTTTTCGCTCTGTATGTATTGAAGATGGGTTGCTCAAAGTGAACGGTCAGCCTTTGCTGATTCGTGGGGTAAACCGCCATGAGCATCATCCTGAAACGGGTCACTTTGTTGATGAAGAGACCATGATTCAAGACATCGTGCTGATGAAACAGCATAACTTTAATGCGGTGCGTACTTCCCATTATCCAAACCATCCACGTTGGTACGAACTGTGCGACCAATATGGTTTGTATGTGGTAGATGAAGCCAACGTGGAAACTCACGGTCAATTTCCGATGTGCCGTTTGTCGAACGAAGTGCAATGGAACCACGCTTATATGCAGCGCATGATGGGGATGGTGGAACGAGATAAAAACCATCCATCGATCATCATCTGGTCGTTAGGCAATGAGTCGGGGATCGGTTTTAACCATCACGCCATGTACCAATGGACCAAGCAGCGCGATCCTTCGCGTCCAATTCAATATGAAGGGGGCGGTGCTAATAGCGCAGCGACCGACATCATCTGTCCGATGTATGCTCGCGTCAATCAACACCAAGGTGGGGTAAACCCGAAATACGCGATCAAAGATTGGATCGGTCATCCCGGTGAAACACGACCGCTGATTTTGTGCGAATACGCTCATGCGATGGGCAACAGCCTTGGTAGCTACAGCGAATACTGGCAAGCGTTTCGTGATTTTCCTCGTCTGCAAGGTGGGTTTATTTGGGACTGGGTTGACCAAGGTATTTCCAAATGGGACGACCAAGGCAAACACTATTGGGCTTATGGTGGCGACTTTGGTGATGAGATTAACGATCGTCAATTCTGTATTAACGGTTTGATTTGGCCTGATAGAACGCCGCATCCTACCTTGCTTGAAGCCAAGCGCGCGCAGCAGTTTTACCAAATGGCCTATGATGGGCAAAAAGCGCTGACGATAACCAGTGAGCATCTCTTTGCCAGCGAAGCACTGCTGTGCCGTTGGTCATTATTGGAAGAGGGCGTTGAGATAGCCTTTGGCGAGTTGTCACTCGAGATCGCGCCGCAAGCCTCGGTCGAAATTCCTGTCACGTTCGATAAAACCGGCTGGAAAGATGCCAATGCCTATCATCTTAATGTCGATCTGATGCTAGCGAAAGGCACGGCTTGGGCGAGTGCGGGTCACTGTGTGGCAGAGTTCCAACAGTGTTTAAAAGCCGCTTATCCTAAAACGCGGATTCCGTGCATCGATGGGCAACTGGATGTGACTGAAACTGAGCAATCACTACTGATTCGTGCAGCACAAAATCAGTGGCAGTTTGATCGCCACACTGGGTATTTAACCCAATGGATCGCCCATGACCAACATCTCTTGGTTGCACCGCTCACCGATCGTTTCTACCGCGCTCCTTTGGATAACGATATTGGCACGAGTGAAGTCGATCGCCCAGATCCCAACAGTTGGATGGCACGTTGGAAAAAGGCAGGGCTGGATCGCCTTGAAGCACATTGCAGTCAATTTAGTTATCAAACCCTTGCTCACCAAGTGTTGGTCACCGCGCAGTTTGAGCATTATGCCCTAGGGAAAAAGGTGCTTGGCAGTGTGTGGCAGTATGCTATTGATGCTCAAGGGGTGATGAACGTGAGTGTCGATGTGACCCGTTACGCTGAGTTGCCTTCTTTGGCGCGTGTTGGGATGAGTTGCGCGATACCACTGGCACAGAACGTCAGTTGGTTTGGTCGTGGCCCACATGAAAACTACCCTGATCGCCAACTGGCTGCGCGTATGGGCCGTTATCATCGCCCACTTGAAGAGTTACATACTGACTATATCTTCCCAAGTGACAATGGGTTACGCTGCGATACCCAAGAGCTCACCATTGGTGCATTAACCGTGAAAGGGCATTTCCATTTTGCGGCAAGCCGTTACAGTTTAGCCAATTTGGAACAGGCCAAACACACCAATGAACTGAATGCTGAGCCGCATATTTACCTCACCCTTGATGGTTACCATATGGGAATTGGCGGCGATGATTCATGGACACCCAGTGTCCATCGTGAATTCTTACTGGAAGCCCCTCACTACCGTTACCAAGTGAGTTTTGTTGCTGAGCCTAACGCAGGAGAAAAGTGATGAGTCAAGAAGTCTATCAACTGAGCGGCACGCGCAGTCAGTTGATTGTGCAAGTTGGTGAAGTGGCTGAAATCGTCTATTACGGTAAGCGTTTGCAGCACAAAGCCTCGCTCACTGAATTGGCCGCAATTGCTCGGGCGATTCCCTATGGGCGTTTAGATGTGGATGTGCCTGTGTCACTGAATCCTCAACTGGCAAGGGGAGCCTTTGGCTCTCCTGGGCTTGAAGGACATCGCAACGGTTTGGCTTGGGCGCCAGCATTTACCCTGCAAGAGGTAAAGCAGCAAGGAAATGGTCTCTCTTTTACCAGCCGCGATGAGTTGGCCCAACTTAGCCTAGTAGTGGAGCTTGAGCTAGACAGCGACGATGTGTTGCAAATTCGTCAAACCCTGACCAATGAAGGAGAGCAGGGGTATAGCGTGACGCGGCTAGCCAATACGCTCCCATTGCCAGAGAGAGCCAATGAAGTGCTCTCCTATTTTGGTCGTTGGGTAAAAGAGTTCCAACAAACCCGCACCTTGATTCAAGCGGGTGGTTATATTCAAGAAAACCGCCGTGGCCGCACCTCCCATGAACATTACCCAGCCTTGATGGTGGGGCCGCAAGGTTTTGCGCAAGAGAGTGGCGAGGTGTGGGGCGCACACTTGGCATGGAGCGGCAACCATCGTATGCGCGTGGATGTCAAAGCAGATGGCCGCCGCGTATTGCAAGCAGAAGCGCTTTATCTGCCAGGGGAAGTGTATCTGCAACCCACTCAGAGTATAACCACACCGACTTTGTATGTGAGCTACAGCGCGGCGGGTTTAAATGGCATGAGCCAGCAATTCCACGAACATGTGCGTCACGCCATTTTGGGTGAACGCCTGAGTAAGCCGCGTCCAGTGCATCTTAATACTTGGGAAGGCATCTATTTTAAACATGATCCTGACTACATTATGCAGATGGCAAGCGCTGCCGCTGAAATCGGCGTTGAGCGATTTATTGTCGATGATGGTTGGTTTAAAGGCCGTAACGATGATACGTCATCGCTTGGTGACTGGTTTATCGACAAACATAAATACCCGCAAGGGATACGCTCGCTGATCGAACATGTGCATGGGTTAGGGATGGAGTTTGGTTTGTGGTTTGAGCCAGAAATGGTCAACAAGGATTCCGACTTATACCGAGCTCATCCCGATTGGCTGCTAGCGGTAGAAGGCTATGATGCGCCAACGGGTCGCCACCAATATGTACTCGATTTGCAGCAAGAAGAGGTTTTTGACTACCTCTTTGAGCGGTTAGACAACTTCTTAACCAACTATCCTATCGACTACATCAAATGGGATATGAACCGAGAAATCGTCCAGCCAGCACACCATGACATGGCCGCCGGCATTGGTCAGGTTGAGCAATACTACCGTTTGGTGGATAAGCTGGTGGCGAAACATCCGGATGTGGATATTGAATCTTGTGCTGCGGGTGGCGGTCGTATCGACTTTGAAGTGTTGAAACGTACTCACCGTTTTTGGGCGTCAGATAATAACGATGCACTGGAGCGCCAGCAGATCCAACGTGGTATGAGCTACTTCTTTCCACCGGAAGTGATGGGGTCACATATTGGCGCTGAACATAGCCATACGACAAGACGCACTCATTCCCTAGGTATTCGTGGTTTAACCGCCATGCTCGGCCATATGGGACTGGAGCTTGACCCAGTCACTTTAAACGAAGAGCAAAAAGCCAATTATCGTCATTATGTTGAATTGCATAAAACATGGCGTGGTTTGCTGCACTCTGGTGTTACGTATCGGTTGACTCTTGATGATGCCCAAGCGCAACAAGGGTTAATGGTGCTAAGCGAAGATAAAGAGCTGGGTTTGGTCAATATCACCCAAACGGCGATGGGCACTTATTCGCTTTCAGGTGTTTTGCGTTTACCGGGGTTAGATCCACAAGCGAGCTATCGTATTTGTGTGATTGATGAACCGCAAGGTTTACACCAGATTGTCAATCGCCAACCCCTTTGGATGACAGAATCCACGGTACTCACCGGTGAATGGTTAGCAGAAGTAGGATTGGCGATGCCATTGATGGACCCAGAAACCGCGCTGCTATTTTCTCTAGAAAAAGAGTAGCGATTGGGCTTGGGTGCTTCGATTCAAAGCAAGATAAGCGATTCAAATTAAGATAAGCAAAGAGGACGCTGTGGCGTCCTCTCTGTTTGTACAGAGAAAACCCCCAGCTTGGCTGGGGGTTCCGTTAAGCTTATAGCTATAAGTCAGTTATAAAACCCCTTTCAATTTGTTAGAAATACCTTGTGGTCTGGCAACTACAAGAGTTAATCAGAAATTGAAAGGGGGTCCCAATATGGGGGACGAGAAGAGCTTAGCTCACACAAAATAGAACTGTAAATATCATATAGTATTCGCACCCAAATATAGAAGGCAGGTGTTCTACGGTGAAAAACGTCGAGCAGTTGGAGAAATATTGCGAAAGCTATGTGAATGGAAAGACGTGAATATACTTGAGGCTGAATGCTGTAAAGATCATGTACATATGCTTTTAGAAATCCCACCGAAGTTGAGAATTTTGGTGCCGGGGTTATTACGTTGATACAGCCGGTAAAAATACAAGCCAGATCCAAAATTACATCAAGCATCAATTAGATCAAGATAAAATGGGAGAGCAACTGTCGCTCCCATATTCAGGTAACCCGTTTACGGGTCGCAAGAAATAGTCATATGCAAATGTCAGATCACGATGCGCCTGCTAGGGCGCTGCTGGTAGGAGAGCCTTATAGGCGCATATGAAAAACCTCCGGCTATGCCGGAGGATATTTTTTTT is a window of Vibrio porteresiae DSM 19223 DNA encoding:
- the mntR gene encoding manganese-binding transcriptional regulator MntR — encoded protein: MPKSQQCAYFNKTKEDHQSELVEDYVEEIADLFQTHGEVRSADLAARFGVSAAAVSKFITRLKKEGLVESMPYRGVFLTDKGRELAEKVAHRHHVVFETLIALGVPEANARADAEGIEHHCSQETVIAMEAFLSNKVSG
- a CDS encoding beta-glucosidase, with product MKVTHSLFTLSAIAAALSLATSVTAKENPHSDKATKMTAEKMATQLVKQMTISERLSLLVGPGYGVDGTNALKSVSGTAGYINGVINSETGIDLPAAVLSDGPAGIRIDPTRDDDSATYYATGFPVGTLLASTWDPKLVKKIGTAVGEEAYAYGVDFWLAPGMNIQRDPLNGRNFEYFSEDPLVTAKIAEAEIDGVQSQGVGVTIKHFVANNSETNRMNVDNIISPRALREIYLRGFEDTVENANPWALMTSYNKVNGTYTSQRYDLITQILRGEWGFSGLVMSDWYAGDSAVAQTQAGNDLIQPGGTNVVSGEAQLSALEAAYEAGELDEKTITANAIHIVTQMIKTPAYARVTPSNNPDLDAHATLSKQVAEAGMVLLKNDGSALPIASGNNVASFGIAQYTTRKGGTGSGDVNSAHVINIADGLASQFTVDSTLQSLYSTWYTNNRTSETDSLGVSTTYYCDELTLTDDQIAQAAEDDNVAVISISRVAGEGSDRTVTAGDYLLSEDETNLISQVSTAFHEKGKKVVVVLNIPGVIDTASWRDDVDAILLAYMPGQEAGYAIADILSGVTNPSGKLAQTFPMDYQDVPSANSFAGVDTDGDGTIDTNYYDDGILVGYRYYTTNDVPVAYPFGYGLSYTKFTYNRPIVQLNSVGDKGQKGHLKLKVTVANTGNTAGQEVAQVYISAPQNGLTKPRYELKAFAKTHTLQPGGKQTLHFTIPTRWLASFDAANHQWVVASGMYKAYISPSSDVSEVTPLTFRVKKTVIIPATEGALALPAGIETNATGGVIAP
- a CDS encoding glycoside hydrolase family 3 C-terminal domain-containing protein, which codes for MKYGEHYRLSTVAVAVSLTLGVGLVGCSTTSEDTDQAARAAAHEMVSKMSVDEKLNILVGPGYGNDGTNAKNSVKGTAGYINGVNNTEEGIDLPAVVLADGPAGVRLDATRKNDPNTYHATAFPIGVLLASSWDTNLTHKVAESIGQEARAYGVDFWLAPGMNIQRNPLNGRNFEYYSEDPFVTAKIAESITRGVQEEGIGVTIKHFIANNSETNRRTVNNIISPRALREIYLRGFEDTVETAQPWAIMSSYNKVNGTYTAQRYDLLTDVLRNEWGFNGLVMSDWFAGDNSVEMINAGNDSIQPGGINMVTKEKQLQALQQGYKEGRLKDAEINLSAERIVTQMLKTPAAQNQPLTNHPNLSTNANVSRYAAEQGMILLKNHQQALPLKANQPVAMFGIAQQLTQKGGTGSGDVHPDHLVTITEGLSEQFKVDAKLQNTYQTWYAAHRVEHTDQFGISKTYTCEEPKLTATQLTNAAKTNDAAVITISRMAGEGTDRTVTKGDYLLTNDETALINNVSKAFHAADKKVIVVLNIPGVIDTSWSNKVDSILLAYMPGEEAGYAVANILSGKTNPSGKLTQTFPLNYNDVPSAQSFFGSDTNGDGEIDTNYYNEGIMVGYRYYTTANKPVAYPFGYGLSYTNFQYDDAKVTVNTLDKAGAKGQVSLSASIANIGKLAGKEVAEVYISAPQGKLVKPAIELKAFAKTTALQPGEKESLSFDIPAKWLASFDAKANQWVIEPGEYQAYIAPSSDVTGIEPVKFTVKKAVFIAQTTPNALALPVGYKVDATGCIEVK
- a CDS encoding Nramp family divalent metal transporter; translated protein: MLQSISDRSIQFQASNVLQGKAARFSWLVMFGPALIAAVAYVDPGNFATNIEAGARYGYALLWVVLAANLMAMLIQGMSARLGLATGQNLAQVIRDRYPRPVVWFYWVQAEIVAIATDLAEFLGAALAFQLLFDIPMIYGALLTGVITYAALLLQKYGFRLMEILIGAMIMAIACGFGVELLLSRPDMAALTQGLLIPSFPDSYAIYLASGILGATIMPHVIYLHSALAQNRIKVRNQAEQQKVARFYRWDVIIGMALAGVVNMALLALAASTFHNNGHQDVATISESYQLLTPLMGGKAASIIFGVGLLLAGLSSSIVGTLSGQVLMQGFVRFTIPVGVRRLITMIPALAVIMLGVSEQKALVASQVVLSFGIPFALIPLLTFTSKRSVMGEMVNKKWITVLGGLICSLIIGLNVYVIFYTVA